The following are encoded in a window of Glandiceps talaboti chromosome 5, keGlaTala1.1, whole genome shotgun sequence genomic DNA:
- the LOC144435277 gene encoding large ribosomal subunit protein bL12m-like: MTSLCRCMNFTLRRARHANSYYRHVTAIHRVQRCYSSEVLPSPVADGEVKEYPAKIQSLVDDISRLTLSEISDLNQLLKVTLKIQDAPMMVAGAMPAAGAPTAEAEEEDEDAAPKSVKTHFAVKLTKFDAATKVKLIKEIKSLTTGMNLVQAKKFVESAPQVVRGDISKDEAEEIKQKIEAAGGTVVIE; this comes from the exons ATGACGTCTCTCTGTAGGTGTATGAACTTCACACTTCGCCGTGCAAGACATGCAAACAG TTATTACAGGCATGTTACAGCAATACACAGAGTTCAACGCTGTTACAGCAGTGAAGTACTGCCATCACCAGTAGCTGATGGTGAAGTGAAAGAGTATCCCGCCAAGATTCAAAGTTTAGTTGATGACATCTCCAGACTTACACTATCAGAAATTTCAGATCTTAATCAACTATTAAAG GTTACGTTAAAAATTCAAGATGCTCCAATGATGGTAGCAGGTGCCATGCCAGCAGCAGGAGCCCCAACAGCAGAG gccgaagaagaagatgaagacGCTGCACCAAAATCTGTAAAGACACATTTTGCAGTTAAACTTACCAAATTTGATGCAGCTACCAAAGTAAAACTAATAAAGGAAATTAAAAGTTTAACAACTGGTATGAACCTGGTACAG GCTAAGAAATTTGTCGAATCAGCGCCACAAGTTGTGAGAGGAGATATAAGTAAAGATGAAGCAGaagaaattaaacaaaaaatagaaGCTGCTGGAGGAACTGTTGTTATAGaataa
- the LOC144435042 gene encoding DNA-directed RNA polymerase III subunit RPC5-like, giving the protein MAEDERFDGDDDPVVDEVDVYLSKGLAENLYLLQYPVRPASMPYDDFEVTSARIKPKQQKIEMEFSLDTKSPNYAKSKGEQIALNVDGMNKTGDTVYSSNLMDKQLLTSSHTASSVSRYSVGLLKDGELHLTPLHGIVQLRPSFKYLDKADVRVKQEKAAADEGESSQDEEEEAKPVTVKFARPETDQAKAKRLASWQYLEQKRSEESWVDLTVNHIKDPTSESERNFLYSQGNDFEVTEFSTNPRDYLTMLMPEEESSDIKMPQMPSNVLSMTQLKTLPLADQVRQLMASAKVMGFSQLLTLISGNADALSVLRALQQVAVLVQGSWVVKSEVLYPKDTVSASSGISADILCRGRDYIMWKFTQNRWVIRKEVAVVTRLPSEDIKEILEQMSRIQVNKGWQFLRDYDAGFVKQYPEVVQRQQMLWDAKYQQLSKSFKLGKTEIDKKGKAKDTTQAATSAEFICGKERVKQAKTKAKSKADQLATTNNESTPVPMETSLSASPPGLKTQPLTLNHVTKNGPHIDPNNQQLRTEVQKFVQEKLLQQCILTISEMRRLLVSKLAGCPPGHILASGVSDTLLEQCAVDIGAQALNIAYPSNAQVEDKRIFALASHGDDFDKYRKVMIEMYKYNFKYRRNQFTEKFQETLGTEPTSKSEFDKILKTCCVTKGAYWYLRGTVPVS; this is encoded by the exons ATGGCTGAAGACGAGAGGTTCGATGGCGACGACGATCCCGTCGTCGATGAG GTGGATGTGTATCTTTCCAAAGGTTTAGCAGAGAACTTGTATTTGCTGCAG TACCCAGTGAGACCTGCAAGTATGCCATATGATGACTTTGAGGTGACCAGTGCCCGCATCAAACCAAAGCAGCAAAAG ATTGAAATGGAATTTTCTCTTGACACCAAAAGTCCAAACTACGCTAAGAGTAAAGGTGAACAGATTGCACTTAATGTTGATGGTATGAACAAAACTGGTGATACTGTTTACTCTAG tAACTTGATGGATAAACAGTTGTTGACATCTAGTCATACTGCATCATCAGTATCAAGATACTCTGTGGGTCTCCTCAAAGATG GTGAACTACATTTGACTCCACTGCATGGTATCGTTCAACTTAGACCAAGTTTTAAATATTTAGACAAGGCGGATGTCAGGGTCAAACAGGAGAAAGCAGCAGCAGATGAGG GAGAATCTTCCCAAGATGAAGAAGAGGAAGCCAAGCCAGTGACTGTCAAGTTTGCCAGACCAGAGACTGACCAAGCTAAGGCTAAACGGTTAGCATCATGGCAGTACCTTGAACAGAAAAGATCAGAAGAATCCTGGGTTGATCTGACTGTCAATCACATCAAG GATCCAACATCTGAGAGTGAACGTAACTTTCTGTACTCACAGGGTAATGATTTTGAAGTTACAGAGTTTAGTACTAATCCAAG GGATTATCTAACTATGTTAATGCCTGAGGAAGAGTCTTCAGACATCAAGATGCCTCAGATGCCCAGCAATGTACTGTCCATGACACAGTTGAAGACTTTACCATTGGCTGACCAAGTCAGACAACTCATGGCCAGTG CTAAAGTGATGGGATTCTCACAATTATTAACTTTGATATCTGGCAATGCTGATGCCTTGTCGGTCCTCAGAGCTTTACAGCAGGTAGCTGTATTAGTGCAGGGATCATGGGTtgtaaaaag tgAAGTGTTGTATCCCAAGGATACAGTCAGTGCAAGTAGTGGTATATCAGCTGACATCTTATGCAGGGGAAGAGATTACATA ATGTGGAAATTTACTCAGAATAGATGGGTTATAAGAAAAGAAGTTGCTGTTGTCACAAGG CTTCCCTCAGAAGACATCAAAGAAATATTAGAACAGATGTCCAGAATACAAGTGAACAAAGGTTGGCAGTTCTTACGAGACTACGATGCAGGCTTTGTTAAACAATATCCTGAAGTTGTACAGCGTCAACAGATGTTATGGGATGCTAAGTATCAACA GTTATCCAAGTCATTCAAATTAGGGAAGACAGAGATTGACAAAAAAGGGAAAGCTAAGGATACAACACAAG CTGCAACCAGTGCAGAATTCATTTGTGGAAAGGAACGTGTGAAGCAAGCAAAGACCAAGGCTAAGTCTAAAGCTGACCAGCTAGCCACCACAAATAATGAATCTACTCCTGTTCCAATGGAGACATCTCTAAGTGCTTCACCACCCGGACTCAAAAcacaacctttgaccttgaatcATGTGACTAAGAATGGACCTCACATTGATCCCAATAATCAACAACTAAGGACTGAAGTTCAAAAGTTTGTGCAGGAGAAACTGTTACAACAGTGCATATTAACAATCAGTGAAATGCGGAGATTACTAGTCAGTAAATTAGCAGGTTGTCCTCCAGGACATATACTAGCGTCAGGAGTCTCCGATACTCTACTGGAACAATGTGCTGTTGACATTGGGGCACAAGCTCTGAATATAGCT TATCCTTCTAATGCCCAAGTTGAAGACAAGAGAATATTTGCGTTAGCAAGTCATGGGGATGACTTTGATAAG TACAGGAAAGTTATGATAGAGATGTATAAGTATAACTTTAAATACAGACGTAACCAATTTACAGAAAAATTTCAAGAGACTCTCGGCACAGAACCAACTTCTAAATcagaatttgataaaattttaaaG ACATGCTGTGTCACAAAGGGTGCATATTGGTATTTACGTGGTACAGTACCAGTCTCATAG